From the Gemmatimonadota bacterium genome, one window contains:
- the rnc gene encoding ribonuclease III, whose translation MPNRHSILQKLRRAASALVSGLKDGASSQAANRTALERENVRQVQKYIDYRFKNPDYLITALKHRSYVYSREQSGVHSNERLEFLGDAVLDLVVGEFIYHKYPGRREGQLTQLRSTLVNRKALARQARAMKLGRYVLLSTSEARSGGRFRHSILSDAYESIIGAIYLDGGLQPVRRFLNRTLLQELSEERPSHIDHTRNYKSALLEFTQGEGIGQPEYRVDSAVGPDHEKIFTIEVFVAGNPVSKGTGTSKKNAEQDAARQAVEQLQSDRDVDRS comes from the coding sequence GTGCCAAATCGGCATTCCATTCTGCAGAAGCTGCGGCGCGCGGCCAGTGCCCTGGTCTCGGGCCTGAAAGACGGCGCATCCAGTCAAGCCGCGAACCGAACGGCCCTTGAACGTGAAAACGTACGCCAAGTTCAGAAATACATCGACTACCGCTTCAAGAATCCCGATTACCTGATCACAGCGCTCAAGCATCGTTCCTACGTGTATTCCCGGGAGCAGTCGGGCGTGCACTCCAACGAGCGGCTGGAGTTCCTGGGCGACGCGGTGCTGGATCTCGTGGTCGGCGAGTTCATATACCACAAGTACCCCGGGCGCCGCGAAGGCCAGCTGACCCAGCTCCGGTCCACGCTGGTCAACCGGAAGGCGCTCGCCCGCCAGGCCCGGGCCATGAAGCTCGGACGCTATGTGCTGCTGAGTACCAGTGAAGCCCGATCCGGCGGCCGGTTCCGCCACTCGATCCTGTCCGATGCCTATGAATCCATCATCGGCGCCATTTACCTGGACGGCGGGCTTCAGCCAGTCAGACGCTTCCTGAACCGAACCCTCCTGCAGGAGCTGAGCGAAGAACGTCCCTCCCACATCGATCACACGCGGAATTACAAGAGCGCGCTGCTGGAATTTACGCAGGGCGAAGGCATCGGGCAGCCGGAATACCGCGTCGATTCCGCCGTGGGGCCCGACCACGAGAAGATCTTCACCATCGAAGTCTTCGTCGCAGGAAACCCCGTCAGCAAAGGCACGGGTACCAGCAAGAAGAACGCGGAACAGGATGCCGCGCGACAGGCCGTGGAGCAGCTGCAGTCCGACCGCGATGTCGACCGGTCATGA
- the fabF gene encoding beta-ketoacyl-ACP synthase II → MAERVVVTGMGVLSPVGLTLDTYWKALCAGQSGIGPITKFDVSAFPAKIAAELKDFTAADYIDRKEVRRMDENVQYAVIAAQMAIVDSGLDLDAEDRDRIGVVMGTGVGGIWTFENQHTNLVHKGPGRVSPFFIPMMIADMAPGHISMIHGLKGPNYTTVSACSSGAHGIGDAFRILQHGDADVMVTGGTEASISPMAVAGFSNMRALSLRNDEPERASRPFDAQRDGFVLGEGSGMVVLETLDHAKRRGATIYAELAGYAATADAFHITQPHESGEGAARSMHLALQNAGLAVDEIDYINAHGTSTPFNDRIETLAIKKVFGDHARSLAISSTKSLVGHLLGASGGVEFIATTLSVARDYVHPTINYEEPDPDCDLDYVPNAGREREVKAALTNSFGFGGHNVTLVVKKHTA, encoded by the coding sequence GTGGCTGAACGCGTTGTCGTCACTGGTATGGGCGTACTGAGCCCCGTGGGTCTCACGCTCGATACCTACTGGAAGGCCCTTTGCGCGGGTCAAAGCGGCATAGGCCCCATTACGAAATTTGATGTGAGCGCTTTTCCGGCGAAAATCGCCGCCGAATTGAAGGACTTCACCGCGGCGGATTACATTGACCGGAAAGAAGTGCGGCGCATGGACGAGAACGTCCAATACGCCGTGATTGCGGCGCAGATGGCGATCGTCGATTCCGGGTTGGATCTGGACGCCGAGGACCGGGACCGCATCGGGGTGGTGATGGGTACGGGCGTCGGCGGAATATGGACTTTCGAAAACCAGCACACCAACCTGGTACACAAGGGTCCCGGACGCGTGAGTCCCTTTTTCATCCCCATGATGATCGCGGACATGGCACCCGGCCATATCTCGATGATTCATGGCTTGAAAGGACCAAACTACACCACGGTTTCGGCCTGTTCCAGCGGCGCGCACGGCATCGGCGACGCGTTCCGGATCCTGCAGCACGGTGACGCGGACGTCATGGTCACCGGCGGCACGGAGGCCAGCATCTCCCCCATGGCCGTGGCCGGGTTCAGCAACATGCGGGCCCTTTCCCTGCGCAATGACGAGCCGGAGCGGGCCAGCAGGCCTTTCGATGCCCAGCGGGACGGATTCGTACTCGGCGAAGGCAGCGGCATGGTCGTCCTCGAGACCCTGGATCACGCGAAGCGGCGCGGTGCGACGATCTACGCCGAACTGGCCGGTTACGCCGCAACGGCGGATGCCTTTCATATCACCCAACCCCATGAATCGGGTGAAGGCGCGGCGCGATCCATGCACCTGGCGCTTCAGAACGCCGGACTGGCCGTGGACGAAATCGACTACATCAACGCCCATGGCACATCCACCCCATTCAATGACCGCATCGAAACCCTGGCCATTAAAAAAGTCTTCGGGGATCATGCGCGCAGCCTGGCGATCAGTTCCACCAAATCACTCGTCGGCCACCTCCTGGGGGCGTCCGGAGGGGTCGAGTTCATCGCGACCACGCTGTCCGTCGCCCGCGATTACGTCCATCCCACCATCAATTACGAGGAGCCCGATCCCGATTGCGACCTGGACTACGTCCCCAACGCGGGCCGGGAACGGGAAGTGAAGGCGGCCTTAACCAATTCGTTCGGTTTCGGAGGGCATAACGTGACGCTCGTGGTAAAGAAACACACGGCGTAG
- the acpP gene encoding acyl carrier protein, with protein MEDRVKEIIAEQLGVDGDQVTDNASFTDDLGADSLDTVELVMALEEEFDLEIPDEDAEKIVTVGDAIKYLQSNIDG; from the coding sequence ATGGAAGACCGCGTAAAGGAGATTATCGCCGAACAACTGGGTGTGGACGGTGACCAGGTCACCGACAATGCCTCGTTCACCGACGACCTGGGCGCCGACTCGCTCGATACGGTCGAACTCGTCATGGCCCTTGAAGAAGAGTTCGACCTCGAGATCCCCGATGAGGATGCCGAGAAGATCGTCACGGTCGGCGACGCGATCAAATATCTCCAGTCCAATATAGATGGCTGA
- the fabG gene encoding 3-oxoacyl-[acyl-carrier-protein] reductase, protein MRGLKDKVTIVTGGAQGIGSAVAERFAAEGAQVVLTSRDGTKAQEAADALNRKGGNARGVSLSIDDRDSVKNLVDSVVEDLGSIDVLINNAATVRDTLLMRMKQDDWDEVIHVNLGGVFACTQAVIRQMMRQRSGRIINMTSIVGLTGNPGQANYAASKAGIIGFTKSVAKEVGSRGITVNAIAPGYIETAMTEALPEAVRSAFLEATPLSRAGQPDDVAGIAAFLASDDAAFVTGQVMRVDGGMGM, encoded by the coding sequence TTGCGGGGCTTAAAAGACAAGGTCACTATAGTAACAGGTGGAGCGCAGGGCATCGGTTCCGCCGTTGCCGAACGATTTGCGGCGGAAGGCGCCCAGGTCGTCCTGACCAGCCGCGACGGGACGAAGGCGCAGGAAGCCGCCGATGCGCTGAACCGCAAGGGCGGAAACGCCCGGGGCGTTTCCCTGAGCATCGATGACCGGGACAGCGTGAAGAACCTGGTCGACAGCGTGGTCGAGGACCTTGGGTCTATCGACGTCCTGATCAACAACGCCGCGACGGTCAGGGATACGCTCCTGATGCGCATGAAACAGGATGACTGGGACGAGGTCATCCACGTGAACCTGGGTGGCGTGTTTGCCTGTACGCAGGCCGTTATCCGCCAGATGATGCGGCAGCGAAGCGGCAGGATCATCAACATGACCTCGATCGTGGGCCTGACTGGCAACCCGGGCCAGGCCAACTACGCTGCTTCCAAGGCCGGGATCATCGGTTTCACCAAGTCGGTGGCGAAAGAGGTGGGCAGCAGGGGCATCACGGTCAACGCGATCGCCCCGGGGTATATCGAAACGGCCATGACGGAGGCGCTTCCCGAAGCGGTGCGCTCCGCGTTCCTGGAAGCCACCCCCCTGTCTCGGGCGGGACAACCCGATGACGTCGCCGGCATCGCGGCCTTTCTGGCGTCCGATGACGCCGCTTTCGTAACCGGCCAGGTGATGCGCGTGGATGGCGGCATGGGCATGTGA
- a CDS encoding biotin/lipoate A/B protein ligase family protein, whose product MMRILSTPGCSAAYNMAVDEVLLVGCRPDAEMMTLRIYSWRPPAVSIGYGQEAEREIDPRQCDRHGIELVRRITGGRAVLHDQELTYSLVALESHPALGGRSGMMLRAVSEALIETLKHFDIPAELAMEGSCGSGGHDDVCFTATGRYEIIAGGRKLAGSAQRRSRGVVLQHGSLLLGQGHRRLPLLMPAHEPERRETIARLLNHRTISVAELIPDPPSFEEWTDRLSRSMLERLNVEGRTDVLDVEERQAADSLVRTRYGNADWTYRRTTSHVR is encoded by the coding sequence ATGATGCGCATACTTTCCACGCCCGGATGTTCCGCCGCGTACAACATGGCCGTGGACGAAGTACTGCTGGTCGGGTGCCGGCCCGACGCGGAGATGATGACGCTGCGCATCTATTCGTGGCGTCCGCCCGCCGTTTCTATCGGTTACGGGCAGGAGGCGGAAAGAGAGATCGATCCCCGTCAATGCGACCGGCACGGCATCGAACTGGTCCGTCGGATCACCGGTGGCCGCGCGGTGCTGCACGACCAGGAACTGACCTACAGCCTGGTCGCGCTGGAATCCCATCCCGCGCTGGGTGGCCGGTCCGGCATGATGCTTCGCGCGGTGAGCGAAGCTTTGATCGAAACGCTGAAACACTTCGATATTCCAGCCGAGTTGGCCATGGAAGGAAGTTGCGGTTCGGGTGGCCATGACGACGTATGCTTTACGGCCACAGGACGTTACGAGATTATAGCGGGCGGCAGAAAGCTGGCCGGCAGCGCCCAGCGGCGATCCCGCGGGGTTGTGCTGCAGCACGGCTCCCTGCTCCTGGGGCAAGGGCACCGCAGGCTTCCCCTGTTGATGCCCGCCCACGAACCGGAACGCCGGGAAACCATCGCCCGGTTGCTGAACCACCGGACCATCTCCGTTGCGGAATTGATCCCCGATCCGCCCTCCTTCGAGGAATGGACCGACCGTCTGTCCCGTTCGATGCTCGAACGCCTGAACGTGGAAGGGCGAACGGACGTGCTGGACGTGGAGGAGCGACAAGCAGCCGATTCGTTGGTCCGTACCCGGTACGGCAACGCCGACTGGACCTATCGTAGGACCACGAGCCATGTCCGGTGA